One genomic region from Sphingobacterium sp. UGAL515B_05 encodes:
- the hppD gene encoding 4-hydroxyphenylpyruvate dioxygenase encodes MANTFAEKIAQAQDFLPINGTDYIEFYVGNAKQAAHYYKTAFGFQSDAYAGPETGVRDRVSYVLKQNKIRLVLTTALKSDHPITEHVKKHGDGVKILALWVDDARKSFEETTNRGAKVYQKPQLLKDENGEVWTAGIYTYGETVHMFVERRNYSGPFMPGYEKWESDYNPTETGLLYVDHCVGNVGWNKMNETVKWYQDVMGFVNILSFDDKQINTEYSALMSKVMSNGNGFVKFPINEPAEGKKKSQIEEYLEFYEGEGVQHAALATKDIVATVRELKARGVEFLGAPPEAYYDMLPERVGKIDEEIRIIQELGILVDRDEEGYLLQIFTKPVEDRPTLFYEIIQRKGAQSFGAGNFKALFEAIEREQERRGNL; translated from the coding sequence ATGGCAAATACATTTGCAGAAAAGATTGCCCAAGCGCAAGATTTTCTACCTATTAATGGCACAGATTATATTGAATTTTATGTTGGCAATGCCAAACAGGCCGCACATTATTACAAAACAGCTTTTGGTTTCCAGTCGGATGCGTATGCCGGACCAGAGACAGGTGTTCGAGACCGGGTATCTTACGTGTTAAAACAAAATAAAATACGTTTAGTGCTTACCACAGCGTTGAAATCTGACCACCCTATAACAGAACATGTTAAAAAACATGGTGATGGTGTCAAAATATTGGCGCTTTGGGTAGACGATGCACGAAAATCATTTGAAGAAACAACAAATAGAGGGGCGAAAGTCTATCAGAAACCACAACTGCTGAAGGATGAAAATGGAGAAGTTTGGACAGCAGGCATTTATACCTATGGCGAAACGGTCCACATGTTTGTTGAACGCCGCAATTATTCTGGCCCGTTTATGCCAGGATATGAAAAATGGGAAAGCGATTACAATCCAACGGAAACTGGACTGCTTTATGTTGATCATTGTGTGGGTAATGTTGGCTGGAATAAGATGAATGAAACCGTAAAATGGTATCAGGATGTGATGGGGTTTGTCAATATTTTATCTTTTGATGACAAGCAAATTAATACAGAATATTCAGCTTTGATGAGTAAAGTGATGAGCAATGGAAATGGCTTTGTTAAGTTTCCAATTAATGAGCCTGCCGAAGGAAAGAAAAAATCGCAGATAGAAGAATACCTTGAATTTTATGAGGGTGAAGGTGTACAGCATGCGGCTCTAGCAACCAAAGATATTGTGGCCACCGTGCGGGAACTTAAAGCAAGGGGAGTAGAATTTTTGGGTGCTCCTCCCGAAGCATATTACGATATGTTGCCTGAACGAGTTGGAAAAATTGATGAAGAGATCCGGATCATCCAAGAACTGGGTATTCTAGTTGATCGTGATGAAGAAGGTTATTTGCTGCAAATTTTTACAAAACCGGTAGAGGATCGACCAACTTTATTTTATGAAATCATCCAACGTAAGGGGGCACAAAGTTTTGGAGCAGGAAATTTTAAGGCTCTTTTTGAAGCAATAGAACGTGAACAAGAACGTCGAGGAAATTTATAG
- a CDS encoding homogentisate 1,2-dioxygenase, with protein MPFYVKQGQIPMQRHTVFRKPDNTLYAEELVSTHGFSSLYSLVYHCHPPTLVKQIRAPYDVSPRIARDKHLKHTSLKGFQVQAKDDYLESRTPVLVNQDLHISLAAPRRSMGDYFYKNSQADEIVFIHQGMGKLKTGYGSIPFKYGDYLVIPRGTIYQMEFEQEDNRLFIVESFSPVRTPKRYRNEFGQLMEHAPFFERDIRVPQNLETFDELGDFEVKIKKQGMIYPYVYGSHPFDFVGWDGYHFPWAFSIHDFMPITGKLHQPPPVHQTFETDNFVLCSFCPRMYDYHPHSIPAPYNHSNVDSDEVLYYVDGDFMSRKSVERGQITLHPGGIPHGPHPGTVEKSIGQVKTEELAVMIDPFRPLMLTQEALDIEDPDYYKSWMS; from the coding sequence ATGCCATTTTATGTTAAACAAGGGCAAATTCCAATGCAGCGACATACTGTTTTTAGAAAGCCCGATAACACGCTTTATGCCGAGGAATTAGTATCCACACATGGTTTTTCCAGTCTTTATTCCTTAGTGTACCATTGTCATCCACCCACACTCGTTAAACAAATAAGAGCGCCTTATGATGTGTCTCCCCGGATTGCCCGCGACAAACATCTTAAACATACCAGTCTAAAGGGATTTCAGGTACAGGCAAAAGATGACTACCTCGAAAGCAGGACACCTGTGTTGGTTAATCAGGACTTACATATATCCTTAGCAGCTCCCCGTCGGTCGATGGGTGACTATTTTTATAAAAATAGCCAGGCAGATGAGATTGTCTTCATCCATCAGGGGATGGGAAAACTCAAGACTGGATATGGGAGTATCCCCTTCAAGTATGGAGATTATTTGGTAATCCCCCGAGGAACGATTTATCAAATGGAATTTGAACAGGAAGATAATCGACTGTTTATTGTTGAATCATTCTCTCCAGTACGTACGCCCAAACGTTATCGCAATGAATTTGGTCAATTGATGGAACACGCGCCCTTTTTTGAGCGGGACATTCGGGTACCTCAAAATTTGGAAACTTTTGATGAACTGGGTGACTTTGAAGTGAAGATCAAGAAGCAAGGGATGATTTATCCGTATGTTTATGGGAGCCATCCATTTGATTTTGTGGGTTGGGATGGCTATCATTTTCCCTGGGCATTTTCGATTCATGATTTCATGCCGATAACAGGTAAATTGCATCAACCACCACCCGTTCACCAGACCTTTGAAACAGACAATTTTGTGTTATGCAGTTTTTGCCCGCGTATGTATGATTACCATCCGCATTCGATTCCGGCACCATATAACCATAGTAATGTAGATTCAGATGAAGTCCTATATTATGTGGATGGCGATTTTATGAGTCGAAAATCCGTGGAAAGGGGACAGATAACGTTACATCCAGGTGGTATACCGCATGGACCTCATCCAGGGACGGTGGAAAAAAGCATTGGGCAAGTGAAAACCGAGGAGTTGGCCGTGATGATCGATCCTTTTCGACCACTGATGTTGACCCAAGAAGCACTCGATATAGAAGATCCAGACTATTATAAATCTTGGATGAGTTAG
- a CDS encoding fumarylacetoacetate hydrolase family protein yields MRIVTSTKNGQQELGIVIDDRFYSCSVIDQNLPTTMSDFLKGGEETMNQLQILETALRQGAMNRPYRLLDDIQLIAPVPQPTSFRDAYAFRQHVATSRRNRGLAMIPEFDEFPVFYFSNHQSIQGPGPVQCMPLHLNQLDFELEIAIVINKPGINIPAAQADEYIAGYMIMNDFSARKLQMEEMKLSLGPAKGKDFATAIGPYLVTKDELEPYKVQPAAGHIGDCYELNMTCKVNGRQVSAGNFASMHWTFAEIIERVSYGVQIFPGDIIGSGTVGTGCFLELNGTARIADPNHKDQWLDLGDEIELEITALGKLSNSIVLYHS; encoded by the coding sequence ATGAGAATTGTCACTAGCACTAAAAATGGTCAACAAGAATTGGGCATTGTTATAGACGACCGCTTTTATAGTTGCTCAGTCATCGATCAAAACCTTCCCACAACGATGTCGGACTTCCTCAAAGGTGGCGAAGAGACCATGAATCAGCTACAAATCCTTGAAACAGCTTTGCGTCAAGGAGCTATGAACAGGCCCTATCGTCTACTAGACGATATCCAACTCATCGCCCCTGTGCCACAGCCAACATCTTTTCGTGATGCTTACGCTTTTCGACAGCATGTCGCAACCTCGAGAAGAAACCGCGGATTAGCTATGATCCCTGAATTTGATGAATTTCCCGTTTTCTATTTCTCCAACCATCAGTCCATACAGGGACCTGGTCCCGTTCAATGCATGCCCCTACATTTAAATCAACTGGATTTCGAACTAGAAATTGCAATAGTCATCAACAAACCAGGAATCAATATCCCCGCCGCTCAAGCGGATGAGTATATTGCTGGCTATATGATTATGAATGATTTTAGTGCCAGAAAACTTCAAATGGAGGAAATGAAATTGAGTTTGGGCCCGGCCAAGGGCAAAGATTTTGCAACAGCAATTGGACCTTACTTGGTGACAAAGGATGAATTGGAACCTTATAAGGTTCAACCTGCAGCAGGACATATTGGCGACTGTTATGAGCTCAATATGACTTGTAAAGTAAACGGCAGGCAAGTCTCAGCGGGTAATTTTGCGAGTATGCACTGGACTTTTGCAGAAATTATTGAACGTGTTTCCTATGGTGTGCAAATTTTCCCTGGTGATATAATCGGTTCTGGGACAGTTGGAACAGGCTGCTTTCTTGAGCTCAATGGCACGGCACGCATAGCCGATCCTAATCATAAAGACCAATGGCTCGACCTTGGCGATGAGATTGAACTAGAAATCACGGCGCTCGGAAAACTTTCCAATTCTATTGTATTATACCATTCATAA
- a CDS encoding flavin reductase family protein translates to MTSSFETITFESVKDKAIIDNLIKYAVAPRPICFASTIDSNGNINLSPFSYFNLMSHQPPICVFSPLRRMRDGSTKHTLDNIQEVNEVVINIVNYDMVQQQSLASTEYGKEINEFDKSGFTPIPSIRVAPPRVAESPVQLECRVREVVALSDEPGAGNLVIAEILYMHIHKHLLGKNNTIQQKDLDLVARLGGDWYCRVTDENLFIVPKPLRSLGIGIDQLPEKIRFSNVLTGNHLGLLANVETRPTLKDPQQEDKYFNYLKLNFEDSPSKFTQKIHEYAAQLLDAGKLNEAWQILLQV, encoded by the coding sequence ATGACCTCTTCCTTTGAAACCATCACCTTTGAATCTGTTAAAGACAAAGCTATTATTGATAATTTAATTAAGTATGCTGTTGCACCGCGGCCAATTTGCTTTGCAAGCACGATCGATAGCAATGGAAACATAAATTTAAGCCCCTTCAGCTATTTTAACCTGATGTCCCATCAGCCGCCAATCTGTGTTTTCTCTCCATTGCGGCGCATGCGTGATGGTAGTACCAAACATACATTGGATAATATACAGGAGGTTAATGAAGTTGTCATCAATATTGTTAACTACGATATGGTCCAGCAACAATCACTTGCCAGTACCGAATATGGCAAGGAAATAAATGAATTTGATAAGTCGGGTTTTACGCCCATTCCCTCTATTCGAGTTGCACCACCTCGTGTAGCCGAATCTCCAGTCCAGCTGGAATGTCGGGTCAGAGAGGTTGTCGCATTAAGCGATGAGCCAGGAGCTGGAAATCTCGTTATCGCCGAGATCCTCTATATGCATATCCATAAACACTTGTTGGGCAAAAACAATACCATTCAACAAAAAGATTTGGATCTGGTAGCCCGGCTCGGTGGTGATTGGTATTGTCGCGTAACCGACGAAAACTTATTTATTGTACCGAAGCCCCTCCGTAGCCTGGGAATTGGCATAGACCAACTTCCAGAAAAAATTAGATTTTCGAATGTATTAACCGGAAATCACCTGGGGTTGCTGGCTAATGTAGAAACACGACCAACATTAAAAGACCCACAACAAGAAGATAAGTACTTCAACTATTTGAAGCTAAACTTTGAAGACAGCCCATCAAAGTTCACACAAAAAATTCACGAATATGCTGCCCAACTATTAGACGCGGGCAAACTTAATGAAGCCTGGCAAATACTTTTGCAGGTATAG
- a CDS encoding aromatic amino acid hydroxylase, producing METYNNIVLERLPKHLKRYVVAQRYERYTALDQALWRYVMRQNYSFLKDVAYYPYIPGLKKAGLSIATIPNLQDMNDSLKLIGWGAVTVDGFIPPAAFMEFQAHRVLVIAADIRQLEHIEYTPAPDIIHESSGHAPIIGEPDYATYLQYFGEVGTKALSSGKDFELYEAIRHLSILKEHATTTAAELAEAEKNLQIIQDNMGEPSEMALLSRLHWWTVEYGLIGDLHNPKIYGAGLLSSIGESASCMQEDVPKLAYGLNAIEYPYDITKPQPQLFVTPDFEYLKLVLDKFADTMAFRVGGKQSLDKAIDCKAVCTVEYSSGLQVSGVFKLANADKDLSYIQTQGPTALAVAGKQLEGHGIIYHSEGFGSPVGHLCGADRNLADFDEATLIQYGIVEGQQCSLNFASGIIVSGIVQKIVRQFGKIVLISFIGCEVYRSAKEEVYFKPEWGTYDMAVGAEIVSVFAGAADKDAYDALEGHLDQDLSSISTQTEDVKLVNCHAAIRNLRDNGFDQKVWLEIFSQLGPENADHWLGLVELFEIARANDGAELTTQAEQRLLEFIIRYPNLKKLIDDGLRVAKEEDLNNH from the coding sequence ATGGAAACATATAATAACATTGTTTTGGAGCGGTTGCCCAAACATTTGAAACGCTATGTAGTAGCCCAACGATATGAACGTTACACCGCGCTGGATCAGGCATTGTGGCGTTATGTCATGCGTCAGAATTATTCTTTTTTGAAAGATGTAGCCTATTACCCTTATATTCCGGGATTGAAGAAAGCAGGATTATCCATCGCGACCATCCCGAACCTACAGGACATGAACGATAGTCTAAAATTAATTGGCTGGGGAGCTGTGACTGTGGATGGATTTATTCCGCCGGCTGCTTTTATGGAATTTCAGGCGCACCGCGTACTAGTTATTGCTGCAGACATACGTCAATTGGAACATATCGAATATACACCGGCACCAGATATTATTCACGAATCTTCTGGACATGCACCTATAATCGGTGAGCCAGATTACGCTACATATTTGCAGTACTTTGGGGAGGTTGGTACGAAAGCACTTTCTTCGGGCAAAGATTTTGAACTCTACGAAGCTATTCGCCACCTATCTATTTTAAAAGAACACGCTACAACAACGGCAGCGGAGTTGGCGGAAGCAGAAAAAAATTTGCAGATCATTCAAGATAATATGGGCGAGCCTTCGGAGATGGCATTGTTGAGTAGGTTGCATTGGTGGACTGTGGAATACGGACTTATTGGAGATCTTCATAACCCCAAAATTTATGGAGCTGGTTTACTGTCTTCCATTGGAGAAAGCGCAAGCTGCATGCAGGAAGATGTGCCTAAGTTGGCGTATGGTTTAAATGCAATCGAATATCCTTATGATATTACCAAACCACAACCACAGCTATTTGTTACACCGGATTTTGAATACCTAAAGCTAGTATTGGATAAATTTGCTGATACCATGGCTTTTCGCGTAGGGGGCAAACAGAGCCTTGACAAGGCAATAGACTGTAAAGCTGTTTGCACGGTGGAATATAGTTCCGGTTTACAGGTGTCGGGCGTTTTTAAGTTGGCCAACGCGGATAAAGATCTCTCTTATATTCAAACACAAGGACCTACAGCTTTGGCGGTAGCAGGTAAACAGCTTGAAGGCCACGGTATCATTTATCATAGCGAAGGGTTTGGCTCTCCAGTAGGACACTTGTGCGGTGCAGATCGTAACTTAGCCGATTTTGATGAAGCAACATTGATTCAATATGGTATAGTGGAAGGGCAGCAGTGTTCGTTAAACTTTGCTTCAGGGATTATTGTATCGGGAATTGTTCAAAAGATTGTACGTCAATTTGGCAAGATTGTTTTGATTTCATTTATAGGATGTGAGGTATACCGTAGCGCTAAGGAAGAGGTGTATTTTAAACCTGAATGGGGAACATACGATATGGCTGTCGGAGCAGAAATAGTATCTGTATTTGCGGGTGCTGCAGATAAAGATGCCTATGATGCGCTGGAGGGGCATTTAGATCAGGATCTATCTTCAATATCTACCCAAACGGAAGATGTAAAACTAGTGAATTGTCATGCTGCGATACGGAATTTGCGGGACAACGGTTTTGATCAAAAAGTCTGGCTGGAGATTTTCAGTCAATTGGGACCGGAAAATGCAGATCATTGGTTAGGTTTGGTTGAATTATTTGAAATTGCCCGGGCTAATGACGGAGCGGAATTAACGACTCAGGCCGAACAGAGGCTCTTGGAATTTATTATCCGATATCCAAATTTGAAAAAACTGATTGATGATGGATTACGTGTTGCTAAGGAGGAAGATTTAAATAACCACTAA
- the tyrS gene encoding tyrosine--tRNA ligase produces the protein MLKELEENIEIILPKEGLASKLKEAEEKNRPLIIKLGFDPTAPDLHLGHAVVLKKLRQFQRLGHEVVILVGSFTARIGDPTGKNKARKPLCKDAIAHNAATYIAQLSKIIDVSKAKVVFNGDWLDQLNFTEVIQLVSKVTVAQLMQRHDFNKRFNENQSIAMHELLYPILQGFDSVHVNSDIEMGGTDQLFNCTMGRQLQESFGQDPQIVLCMPLLRGLDGKEKMSKSLNNTIGLLDEPNEMFGKTMSIPDHLIPEYIDLTTDFNQETKLGMKTRIEMGENPMEIKKLIAHNLVAQYHGEEFATSAVDFFVKQFQSKKLEEKAFEEVSGQILREQFGKQIKLVDLCHFLKGTTKSAMRRLIIGGAVQIDSIKQLNPDLMLDLNTCFKIKLGKRAYFRVI, from the coding sequence ATGTTAAAAGAGTTAGAAGAAAATATCGAAATTATTTTACCGAAGGAGGGGCTTGCATCGAAGCTGAAGGAGGCTGAAGAAAAGAACAGACCATTGATTATAAAACTTGGTTTTGATCCAACAGCGCCGGACCTTCATTTAGGGCACGCTGTAGTGTTAAAGAAACTACGGCAGTTTCAGCGGCTGGGGCACGAAGTCGTGATCCTCGTTGGTAGTTTTACAGCCCGGATCGGCGATCCTACAGGAAAAAATAAAGCCCGTAAACCTTTGTGCAAGGATGCGATAGCGCACAATGCGGCAACTTACATTGCGCAGTTGTCTAAAATTATTGATGTTTCAAAAGCGAAAGTTGTTTTTAATGGAGACTGGTTGGATCAACTAAATTTTACAGAAGTTATCCAGCTGGTATCGAAAGTCACCGTCGCTCAATTGATGCAGCGGCATGATTTTAATAAGCGTTTTAACGAAAACCAATCAATAGCCATGCATGAATTGCTTTACCCGATATTGCAGGGCTTTGACTCTGTACATGTCAATAGTGATATCGAAATGGGGGGAACGGACCAACTGTTTAATTGCACGATGGGCCGGCAGCTACAGGAATCTTTTGGACAGGATCCACAAATAGTACTGTGTATGCCCTTGTTGCGCGGGCTGGACGGAAAAGAAAAAATGAGCAAATCATTAAACAACACGATCGGTCTTTTGGATGAACCGAATGAAATGTTTGGTAAAACGATGTCTATTCCTGATCATTTAATTCCAGAATATATTGACTTGACAACTGATTTCAATCAGGAAACCAAACTTGGCATGAAGACCCGTATTGAAATGGGCGAAAATCCAATGGAAATTAAGAAACTTATTGCACATAATCTAGTTGCTCAATACCATGGCGAAGAGTTTGCGACCAGTGCGGTTGATTTTTTTGTTAAGCAATTTCAGAGCAAGAAATTAGAAGAAAAGGCATTTGAGGAGGTGTCGGGTCAAATATTGCGCGAACAGTTTGGTAAACAGATTAAACTGGTCGATCTATGTCATTTCCTAAAGGGGACAACAAAGTCAGCGATGCGAAGATTGATTATAGGCGGTGCAGTGCAGATCGATTCAATAAAACAGCTGAATCCGGATCTGATGCTTGACTTAAATACGTGTTTTAAAATTAAATTAGGTAAAAGAGCTTATTTTAGAGTTATCTAG
- a CDS encoding SH3 domain-containing protein, producing the protein MSLQEKYKVLLDTAQSSGVNDLNYAEMDGVLQIRGTAPTADVKNKLWEIYGNIDPNFQTGDVVLNVDVATEVPGSQVKVITENSNLNIRKGPGTDQPIVGKAAKGEIITLISKANDQWWLVRTKDNEEGYCYAQYLESV; encoded by the coding sequence ATGTCATTGCAGGAAAAATATAAGGTTCTTTTAGATACGGCACAATCTTCAGGTGTAAATGACCTGAACTACGCCGAAATGGATGGAGTATTGCAAATTCGTGGTACAGCACCAACAGCAGATGTGAAAAATAAGCTCTGGGAAATCTACGGTAATATAGATCCTAATTTCCAAACTGGAGATGTGGTCTTAAATGTAGATGTGGCCACGGAAGTGCCCGGAAGCCAGGTGAAAGTTATAACAGAAAATAGCAATTTGAACATTCGAAAAGGCCCCGGTACAGACCAGCCTATCGTGGGAAAAGCAGCTAAAGGAGAAATCATCACATTGATTAGTAAGGCTAATGATCAATGGTGGTTGGTGAGAACCAAAGATAATGAAGAAGGGTATTGTTATGCACAATATTTAGAGTCTGTTTAG
- a CDS encoding BON domain-containing protein has protein sequence MKFSKLTFCLLATTVVLSFTACKSGLSDEKLEEKIENALTGRKTVDVDVKKGEVILSGTVASEEEKQQVESIAKTAGDKDIKSLQNNIIVSAPVSSTPAPIEVSNNDAVLGAAVNTFMKDFPTVQASVKDGVIAVTGTLEQPKIITLKQGLDNLNPKKVDLSGIVVKK, from the coding sequence ATGAAATTTAGCAAATTAACATTTTGTCTATTGGCAACTACAGTTGTGCTTTCCTTTACGGCTTGCAAATCAGGTTTATCTGATGAGAAGTTGGAAGAAAAGATCGAAAATGCACTTACCGGTCGTAAAACCGTGGACGTAGACGTTAAAAAAGGGGAAGTTATCTTAAGTGGTACGGTTGCTTCCGAAGAAGAAAAGCAACAAGTGGAGTCTATTGCTAAAACAGCAGGCGATAAGGACATCAAGTCTCTTCAAAACAATATTATCGTTAGCGCCCCAGTGTCGTCGACTCCAGCTCCTATTGAGGTATCCAATAATGATGCGGTACTTGGAGCAGCAGTAAATACGTTTATGAAGGATTTTCCTACGGTACAGGCAAGTGTAAAGGACGGTGTGATCGCTGTTACAGGTACTTTGGAGCAGCCTAAGATAATCACCTTAAAACAAGGTTTGGATAACTTAAATCCAAAAAAAGTGGATCTAAGCGGTATTGTTGTCAAAAAATAA
- a CDS encoding DUF695 domain-containing protein yields the protein MGFLNNIFGKKEIKKDSIADFWDWFTKNEHAFFQIVKTGEQIDQNFFSKLSPKIDALRKELYFLTGMYDDDTAELVVTPDGVIKNVAFVEHLIASAPVLAHWKFTALKPAIADMEKFKITMYGFTFDIKDMFFYPIQHKYHPDEVDIVIVHPDFTEENKANISHGIEIFLDNYIGELNSIIAIDNLNVTSKELATEELIPLLKLKDYLIWREKEFVEKYTDVRHWAADDTYTAFEGILENDLPIFAIINTTLLDWDGKASHPWIVTLKINYDGTATNGMPDQETYDLMDKFEEELMDSLPNDIGFLNIGRETADNLREIYLACTEFRKASRTVDQLIEEYRDNLQIDYSIYKDKYWKTFERFYKQIE from the coding sequence ATGGGATTTTTGAACAATATTTTTGGTAAAAAAGAAATTAAAAAGGACAGTATAGCGGATTTTTGGGATTGGTTTACAAAAAACGAACACGCATTTTTTCAAATCGTCAAGACTGGAGAACAAATTGATCAGAATTTTTTCAGCAAACTTTCGCCGAAGATCGATGCTCTTCGCAAGGAACTGTATTTCTTAACGGGAATGTACGATGATGACACCGCAGAACTTGTTGTTACCCCAGATGGTGTCATCAAAAATGTTGCGTTCGTAGAACATCTGATCGCTTCTGCTCCAGTATTAGCACATTGGAAATTTACTGCATTAAAACCCGCTATTGCGGATATGGAAAAATTCAAAATCACGATGTATGGATTCACTTTTGACATCAAGGATATGTTTTTTTACCCCATTCAACATAAATACCATCCGGATGAAGTCGATATTGTTATTGTTCACCCCGATTTTACAGAAGAGAACAAAGCCAATATTTCCCATGGGATAGAAATATTTCTCGACAATTACATTGGTGAATTGAACTCGATCATAGCCATAGATAACTTGAATGTAACCTCAAAAGAGCTTGCAACAGAAGAGCTGATTCCTCTACTTAAATTAAAAGACTATTTGATCTGGCGGGAAAAGGAATTTGTGGAAAAATACACCGACGTTAGACACTGGGCCGCAGATGACACATACACTGCTTTTGAGGGTATCCTGGAGAACGACTTACCTATCTTTGCTATCATCAATACGACGTTATTAGACTGGGACGGAAAAGCTTCTCACCCTTGGATAGTTACATTAAAGATTAATTATGACGGAACAGCAACCAATGGCATGCCCGATCAGGAGACTTACGATTTAATGGATAAATTTGAAGAAGAATTAATGGACAGTCTTCCAAATGATATTGGATTTCTTAATATCGGTAGAGAAACTGCTGATAACCTCAGGGAAATTTACTTGGCTTGTACAGAATTCCGAAAAGCCTCACGAACGGTTGATCAATTAATCGAAGAATACAGGGACAATCTTCAAATTGATTATAGCATCTACAAAGATAAATACTGGAAAACTTTCGAGCGATTTTATAAACAAATAGAATAG
- a CDS encoding murein L,D-transpeptidase catalytic domain-containing protein gives MNKIILLVIILGIGFITYKTIQKNTLLAVVDKEENAPSDAFRYTMAIKNVKKRIINNKKYNSDISFLLDMKRPSGRNRFFVVDLKTDRILDQGLVAHGSGSETGKKNLLQFSNTDNSHATSLGSYAIGSSYNGKFGKAYKLYGLDSSNSNAYARNIVLHKYDRMPYDEQVDPVCLSEGCPMVNVEFYKRLQNLIDSSKKQIVLHIYY, from the coding sequence ATGAATAAAATCATTCTTTTGGTTATTATCCTTGGAATTGGCTTTATTACATACAAAACCATTCAAAAAAACACGCTTTTAGCTGTTGTTGATAAGGAAGAAAATGCTCCTTCAGACGCCTTTCGTTATACGATGGCAATAAAGAACGTAAAAAAACGCATCATAAACAACAAAAAGTATAATAGTGACATATCCTTTCTCTTGGATATGAAAAGACCCTCGGGAAGAAATCGTTTTTTTGTCGTAGATCTAAAAACAGATCGGATTCTAGATCAAGGGCTAGTGGCGCATGGATCCGGCTCCGAAACCGGAAAAAAGAATCTTTTGCAATTTAGCAATACAGATAACTCTCATGCGACATCGCTAGGTAGTTACGCTATCGGCAGCTCGTATAACGGTAAATTTGGAAAAGCATATAAATTATATGGCTTAGATAGCTCCAATAGCAATGCATATGCTAGAAACATCGTTCTACACAAATATGACCGCATGCCTTACGATGAACAAGTAGATCCAGTATGTCTCAGTGAAGGCTGTCCTATGGTAAACGTCGAATTCTACAAAAGACTACAGAACCTGATTGACTCCTCAAAGAAACAAATCGTCTTACATATTTACTATTGA
- the yiaA gene encoding inner membrane protein YiaA: MEPLKNMIEEKKAERNLDKRNPFKPTGAFIGASWTALLVGTVGYCVGLWNATMALNEKGYYFTILLFALFAVISVQKSVRDKAEGLAVTELYYGLSWFATIAAVVLLTVGLWNADLLLSEKGFYAMSFSLSIFSAIAVQKNTRDAKLIDDNEIKL; the protein is encoded by the coding sequence ATGGAACCGCTAAAAAACATGATCGAAGAAAAAAAGGCTGAAAGAAATTTAGACAAAAGAAACCCATTTAAACCAACAGGAGCATTTATTGGAGCCTCATGGACTGCATTATTGGTTGGCACCGTTGGCTATTGTGTAGGCTTATGGAATGCAACAATGGCATTAAATGAAAAAGGGTATTATTTTACAATTTTACTATTTGCGCTATTTGCGGTTATCTCCGTTCAAAAAAGTGTAAGAGATAAAGCAGAAGGACTAGCTGTTACCGAATTGTACTACGGTTTAAGCTGGTTTGCCACAATTGCTGCCGTCGTGCTATTAACTGTAGGCCTATGGAACGCGGACCTGCTGTTAAGTGAAAAAGGATTCTATGCAATGTCCTTCTCATTGAGTATTTTTTCAGCTATCGCAGTACAAAAAAATACACGTGATGCAAAACTTATCGATGACAATGAAATAAAACTTTAG